In Magnetococcales bacterium, a single genomic region encodes these proteins:
- a CDS encoding CopG family transcriptional regulator, with the protein METISIQLPDDVSARLQKLVLTAGHTKDFYILEAIQEHLDDLEDLHIAEQRLADVRAGRSKTHTLEEVERSLGLAD; encoded by the coding sequence TTCCCGATGACGTGTCCGCGCGATTGCAAAAGTTGGTGCTGACTGCCGGGCACACCAAGGATTTTTATATCTTGGAGGCCATCCAAGAACATCTGGATGACCTTGAAGACTTGCACATCGCCGAGCAACGTCTGGCCGATGTCCGCGCAGGCCGCAGCAAGACCCACACCCTGGAAGAAGTGGAGCGCAGTCTTGGTTTGGCGGATTGA